A single Micromonospora luteifusca DNA region contains:
- a CDS encoding DUF948 domain-containing protein: protein MGDIGAIAALVAACAFAVLVLILTLPILRLRHTVDATTRMINDLNDRTGPLLGDVNTTVKNVNTALEQVQTSLDGVNLQLAKVDTMTSHAQNVTANVANLATVVSAAAANPLVKVAAFGYGVRKAAAGRRHAETEREVRDTIKQQRRAARRGNS from the coding sequence TCGCGGTGCTGGTGCTCATCCTGACGTTGCCCATCCTGCGGCTGCGGCACACGGTTGACGCCACCACCCGGATGATCAACGACCTCAACGATCGGACGGGGCCCCTGCTCGGTGACGTGAACACCACGGTGAAGAACGTCAACACCGCGCTGGAGCAGGTGCAGACCTCGCTCGACGGCGTGAACCTCCAGCTGGCGAAGGTCGACACCATGACCAGCCACGCGCAGAACGTCACCGCCAACGTCGCCAACCTCGCCACCGTCGTCTCCGCAGCGGCCGCCAACCCGCTGGTCAAGGTGGCCGCTTTCGGTTACGGCGTGCGCAAGGCCGCCGCCGGCCGTCGGCACGCCGAGACCGAGCGCGAGGTGCGCGACACCATCAAGCAGCAGCGACGGGCCGCACGGCGCGGCAACAGCTGA